The Neoarius graeffei isolate fNeoGra1 chromosome 1, fNeoGra1.pri, whole genome shotgun sequence region gatgagactccaaccagacacagggcaccaggatggatcaggcaggtccgaggagtagaTCTGGTATTAGTGAAGTGAATGAACTCTACTGAACTGActctgtgtggtttttttttttttttcttgagcagAGCATTAGTATGAGCAGCACTGTAGACGGCTGCATCCAGTTCACGCGGCATGCAGGAGACGTGCTGTTCAATTTCAACCGCCTGCGCAGCCGAAACATCCTGACTGACGTCACCGTGTGGGTCGGCGGCCGAGAGTTTCACGCGCACAAGACCGTCCTCATGGCCTGCAGGTCAGTTATAAATCATGAAAATGTGGCTTAActcgtgaagtgtgtgtgtgtggattgggATGCGCCCCCTAGTGGCTAGTTGTGTAGCTAGATGACCTGAGTGGGTTATTTTGTAATTCTTcacactcctcctcctctttttctCAGTGGCTTCTTTTACACCATCTTCATCAACACTCGCAAAACCGACCCTGCAGTGGTTAGCTTGGACGCTAAGGCCGACCCTGACGGCTTCGCCATCCTGCTGGATTTCATGTACACTTCCTGCCTGACCCTAAAGGAGCGCTTCATCATGGCCACACTCAACACGGCCGTCTACCTGCAGATGGAGCACATGGTGGAAACCTGCCAGCGCTTCATGGAGTCCAGGTAACACCAAGTTGACAGATCCTGTggacgtgtcccaaaccacaccgagaacctctttttctttttaatttaattGGGATGTACCCTCCTCTTCTTTCATGAtgaaatggcttttttttttcctcccccctccCAGGGGTTTAAGTGTGAAGCAGCTGCCTGAGGAACCACTTTCCGGCTCTGCCCACATACCTCAGGACCTGCCCGTTGACCCCTGTGACCTCACTCTTCCTGCGGTGCACTATGCAGTCAGCACTTCCACGAGCAACCTGACTAACATCTACAGGCACCTTCCTCCTTGCCCTTTTCCCACAGGCTCTGCCTCAGACGCTAAAGCGCTTTCCTGGGAAAATACGAAAGACAGCCTAGCTGTAAGTCACGGGCCGTGTTCCAGTCTGGGAGGAAGTCGAGGCAGGCGTTCGAGTTTGGACCACGCTGCTGCGTGTCTGGATCAGAGTGTgaaagaggaggagaaggaggcggAGGTGGCGAACTCCCCTCACATGGTCAATCCTCGCAGCCCTCTGAAGTCGGACTGCCAGCCGAATTCTCCAGCCGAGTCGAGCGGCTGCAGCCGGGAAACCGCGTCTCCGCCGAAGGTGCGCAACTGGAAGAAGTACAAGTTTATCGTGCTCAACTCTGCTGAAGGAGACGAGAATCTACTCCGGGATTCCAACCGGTGCGTTAACCATCGTAACATAGCGGCTGCTCAGCGCCATCTAGTGGTGTAGCATATATgcaaaatgctaattagcttttcCCTCGTGCCTGTAGATCCGTGGAGAACTGCAGCGAGACGCCGAGGAAGCAGACGCCTGTCCCCGTGTCTCCTCACTCTGTGGGGGCGGAGACCAAGATGGGttcgtttttttttataattttaataCAGCAAACGATCTAATCTGAGATCAAGTTTGAAGATGTTGTTTTAAAGAATGATCTCTGTTAGTGAAGGTCTGGCCTCTGTGTCaggcccagtgaaggaggtgtggccaacaTGCCCTTCTCTTGTCCAACTTAATGAAAGGGGTGTGGCCACCTGTATCTCAAGCATTTTTTGGAGATGGAAAGAGGAGGTTGTTTTCGTTAACGTTTAGGACCCGTACGCTGCGTGGCGATGTTAACGCTCCAGTAAAGCCTGAATGAAATCTGTAACGGCGTTTCCTGTGTTCATGATGTTCCTCTCCTCCAGCAGAGAGCAGGGATCTGACCTGCGGCGAGTGGCACAAAACGGTGAACGACTCGGAGAACCATCAGCGTCTCCATGACTCCAAACCATATGACTGTGACCTCCGAACCTCCTTCACCTCCAATCACAGCCTCCCTAACCACAAACCTGTCTCTCCAGGTAAGCCCCGCCCTCTCGCCATGATGACCTCTCCTTAGAACCGGACCAAGCTCTAACACGTGGACTCAGGTTTCTGTGTCTCACCTGAGCCGAGACCCAGGACTTAAAAATGGGCCTGTTCCTAAATAATCAATAGTTAAATAAAACTAACTTTTTATAttcggatttttcagaaaatatgcaaaaacagtaccatatacaaatgcttagtttatattgaaggagttggataatcaaagtttttattggcttaaaaattTGATagaaggtgtctgttgatagggttaaaggctcattccagtcatcatgtgcccacatggccaactaatggcctgaagtagggcgtaccaaatgataattttgtcccgaagccatatttggggccctcctgtactcccaccaaagctctgagtgccctgaaactctctaagtacacagtagagttcccaaatatgatgataaatcagtttaaaccctatcaacacaaaaactttccaagatatggacccctgaaatgtcaaaaaaaaaattgtcattaaaaaaaatccacttttaaggggttaatatctctaaagttagtaaacctgtgctatttttagatgcagaatctgatagacagggccagaatacatagatatagcaatttacaggtctatatcccccttagaacaaaagatatgggcctccaaaaatgcttgcaaattaagtgtacaattcccggaccccaaaagtgggcgtggcacccaaactttgaagggccaaaattcaaaaaacgttcgagctaggaagctaaaattttggattctttcttttgacatcataaggcactaataaaataaatatcaggcaaattgaagaggtgtcactggggagggtgtgtgaatcgacatggaatgaccctatatatatattttaacggCTTTATTTTAATCATCTGTTAAATGATTGACAGCGGATTTTGGTCCCGCCTCTGCTGAAGAGGAAGAATGTGTACTTGTCCATTTTTAAAATATGAAATTGATGAATATTGTAAATTAAATGAATACATTTTATaaataaattgattaattcatgTTAGTGATTGATATTTGTAACAAGGCAGAACCCAAACGATTACGAATGAAATGTATCAGTTTTGTGTATTTGAGGGATTAACACATTGATTAGTTTAAATTAATAtacacttctgatttttttttgtttgtttttatgctgaagttttaagtgaaattaaataaataaacgatTGACGTGACGGCAGGTGAGAAGCCGTACCGCTGCAGTGTGTGTGGCGCTCAGTTCAACCGGCCGGCCAACCTGAAGACTCACCTGCGCATCCACTCGGGCGAGAAACCGTACAAGTGCGAGACGTGTGGCTCCGCCTTCGTGCAGGTACGACTCCGTGTGAGCATGAACCTCGCCCGTTTAGGTGTTCTGAAGTTCCAGCTGTCTGACCCGTGACTCGTTTTGTAAATCTGCCAGGTGGCTCACCTGCGCGCCCACGTGCTGATCCACACGGGCGAGAAACCGTACTGCTGCTCCGTGTGTAACACGCGCTTCCGCCATCTACAGACGCTCAAGAGTCACCTGCGCATCCACACCGGGGAGAAACCCTACCACGTAAGCACCACGCACAGCTCGCGTTGACTAACAATGCTGCATTTTACAATaaagttttattatttatttatttatttatttattattatttagtcgTCGTCTCATGGCTGACGATTAGCTCCATTTTTACTTCAGCGATTTGAACAAGTGTATGTGCTCACTGCATAGGGTATAACTTAAGTGCACTACAAAGGATTTAGCACTTATTTGAGGTTCAGCCACCAAAAAAAGCACGTTCTTAAACTACTTGAATGTCTGACTTTTTAATTTTATGTATGTTTTGTTCATTCTCTGTCCTCTCCTCAGTGTGAGATGTGTGATCTACGTTTTAGACACAAGAGTCAGCTCCGTCTGCACCTGAGACAGAAACACGGCGCTGTGACCAACATCAAGACCTCCAACcgctgacactctctctctcacacacacacagtggtactgTGGGGTTTAAACGTCTGAGTCCACTACTAATCACTTATCATGAAACTAACCTCACATTATTATTCGCTATATTGTGTAACTCTGGGAAATACTGCGCTCTGATTAGTCAGTTTTTAGGACGGTGTCACGTTTAAGTTTCACTTCATACTGGCTCCTGTTGCTTAAACAGATGTTTCTTTGCCACTGGAATGCGGAGAAGTCCTGGCTTTAGCAAGCAATTTTTGTCCAAATGTATAAACAAATCCATTTCAACAATATTCCTAAAATGCTGGGTTGTCTCTCATATTTATAGCACACGTATCAGTATTACATACATTACTGCAAGTTTGATAAGTGACTGGTCGTCTACTCAGACTTTTAAtgggtgtgttttgttttgtttcttttccttcagttgtacattaacagttttaacgaatctttatatacagtggtgcttgaaaatttgtgaaaccttcaggattttctatatttctgcataaatatgacctaaaacatcagattttcacacaagtcctaaaagtagataaagagaacccagttaaacaaatgagacaaaaatattatactcggtcatttatttattgaggaaaatgatccgatattacatatctgtgagtggcaaaagtatgtgaccgtttgctttcagtatctggtgtgacccccttgtgcagcaataactgcaactaaacgtttgcggtaactgttgatcagtcctgcacaccggcttggaggaattttagcccgttcctccgtacagaacagcttcaactctgggatgttggtgggtttcctcacatgaactgctcgcttcagggccttccacaacatttccattggattaaggtcaggactttgacttggccattccaaaacattaactttattcttctttaaccattctttggtagaacgacttgttgtcttgacattttcctttagaattcgctggtataattcagaattcattgttccatccgtgatggcaagccgtcctggcccagatgcagcaaaacaggcccaaaccatgatactaccaccaccatgtttcacagatgggataaggttcttatgctggaatgcagtgttttcctttctccaaacataacgcttctcatttaaaccaaaaagttctattttggtctcatccgtccacaaaacatttttccagtagccttctggcttgtccatgtgatctttagcaaactgcagatgagcagcaatgttctttttggagagcagtggctttctccttgcaaccctgctgtgcacaccatttgttgttcagtgttctcctgatggtggactcatgaacattaacattagccaatgtgagagaggccttcagttgcttagaagttaccctggggtcctttgtgaccttgccgactattacacgccttgctcttggagtgatctttgttggtcgaccactcctggggagggtaacaatggtcttgaatttcctccatttgtacacaatctgtctgactgtggactggtggagtccaaactctttagagatggttttgtaaccttttccagcctgatgagcatcaacaacgcttttcctgaggtcctcagaaatctcctttgttcgtgccatgatacacttccacaaacatgtgttgtgaagatcagactatgatagatccctgttctttaaataaaacagggtgcccactcacacctgattgtcatcccattgattgaaaacacctgactctaatttcatctctagccgctttatcctgttctacagggtcacaggcaagctggagcctatcccagctgactacgggtgaaaggcggggtacaccctggacaagtcgccaggtcatcacagggctgacacatagacacagacaaccattcacactctcattcacacctacgctcaatttagagtcaccagttaacctaacctgcatgtctttggactgtggggggaacccacggggagaacatgcaaactccgcacagaaaggccctcgccggccatggggcttgaacccggaccttcttcctgtgaggtgacggcgctaaccactacaccaccgtgctgccctgactctaatttcaccttcaaattaactgctaatcctagaggttcacatacttttgccactcacaaatatgtaatctgTGCatctctctttcggatgcctcctggatgcccccctggggaggtgttccaggcatgtctccCCCCCCCTGGGAGGAAGCCCCAGGGAagccccaggacacgctggagggactatgtcgctcggctggcctgggaaagcctctgtgttcttcccgaagagctggccgaggtgtctggggaaagggaagtttgggcttccatgctcagactgctgcctccgcgacccggccccggataagcggatgaagacgagacgagatatgtaatattgaggaaaatgatccaataaataaatgagcaatctacttttaggacttgtgtgaaaatctgatgatgttttaggtcatatttatgcagaaatatagaaaattctaaagggttcacaaactttcaagcaccactgtattatgacGTGATATTATAAAGGGCGCTTATTTTTGCACCTGTTCAACGAGGTACTATAAAGTTCCATAAATATATCCAAAAAATTATTTATAGATGTTTTATAGCATTCCTGTACAGTATTTTGATTAAGTAATAATAGGTGTTGgaataataaaatatttttatttcctAAGTGTGTGGGGCTGCTGGTTCAAGTTTAGCTTAAGCAAATAATACACCATTTGTATTTAAAAAGTGACTTTAAACACTGCTGAGTGTTTTTAATGCGCACAAGAAAGAAGCAGATCAGTCGTTTCCCTTTGCTTAATCACAGACGAGTCGACTCTTTTGATTCGGCTCTTTTAGTTGAGTGTTGAAACCCAGTACTAAAGATCTGTTTTAAAAGTGTTTACATGAGGACAAGATGTGTTTAGATCCATGTTCACAATCCGCACTAAAGCCACTCATTACGAACAGTACAATGGTCCAGAAAGCCTCCAGTGAATCATCAGAGTCGCTTTTGTCACAGTGAAATGATTCCGAGTCAGTTTTATTGTGTGTTTGCATCTCGAATGGAATCTTATTGAaattcaggggtttttttttgttttttttaaatgaaagttaAGTGTAAATAGGCTACAAAGATATTAATCCAGGAAAGTGAGTTATTTgtctgtatatacagtatgtagctcctttatttttgtttgtttgtttacattgttCAAGTTTTTAACAAACAGAGTGCGGAGTCTCCTGTAGTGTTATTTTAATAATCATAAGGCAGATACAGATTTCACTGAAGAATTTAAATGATTGATTTAACTGGCTGGTTTGAAAATCATAGCATTGAATCATTTGGGAACCGACTCATTCATTGGTGAACCGAGTCAAATAATCTGACTCACTGCAAAGAACCGGAAGTTACCTTCACTTGGACTGTTACTAGATCAGGGGTCATTAACTCCAGTCCTCATCTTCCCTACAGTCACCACAAATGatcctgattattattattattattattattattattgcaagcTGTTTCAGGTGTGTTCAGGGCTGATAAATGTGGAAGTGTTGCTTCTCATTAACTTTAACATGAATTTAGGAGCTGATCTATAATAAAA contains the following coding sequences:
- the bcl6ab gene encoding BCL6A transcription repressor b isoform X2 — translated: MRFTHPYTVSEWFSPLVEFREVRAEASQKLRFQEVLRDGILRKTHQSISMSSTVDGCIQFTRHAGDVLFNFNRLRSRNILTDVTVWVGGREFHAHKTVLMACSGFFYTIFINTRKTDPAVVSLDAKADPDGFAILLDFMYTSCLTLKERFIMATLNTAVYLQMEHMVETCQRFMESRGLSVKQLPEEPLSGSAHIPQDLPVDPCDLTLPAVHYAVSTSTSNLTNIYRHLPPCPFPTGSASDAKALSWENTKDSLAVSHGPCSSLGGSRGRRSSLDHAAACLDQSVKEEEKEAEVANSPHMVNPRSPLKSDCQPNSPAESSGCSRETASPPKVRNWKKYKFIVLNSAEGDENLLRDSNRSVENCSETPRKQTPVPVSPHSVGAETKMESRDLTCGEWHKTVNDSENHQRLHDSKPYDCDLRTSFTSNHSLPNHKPVSPGEKPYRCSVCGAQFNRPANLKTHLRIHSGEKPYKCETCGSAFVQVAHLRAHVLIHTGEKPYCCSVCNTRFRHLQTLKSHLRIHTGEKPYHCEMCDLRFRHKSQLRLHLRQKHGAVTNIKTSNR
- the bcl6ab gene encoding BCL6A transcription repressor b isoform X1; the protein is MRFTHPYTVSEWFSPLVEFREVRAEASQKLRFQEVLRDGILRKTHQSISMSSTVDGCIQFTRHAGDVLFNFNRLRSRNILTDVTVWVGGREFHAHKTVLMACSGFFYTIFINTRKTDPAVVSLDAKADPDGFAILLDFMYTSCLTLKERFIMATLNTAVYLQMEHMVETCQRFMESRGLSVKQLPEEPLSGSAHIPQDLPVDPCDLTLPAVHYAVSTSTSNLTNIYRHLPPCPFPTGSASDAKALSWENTKDSLAVSHGPCSSLGGSRGRRSSLDHAAACLDQSVKEEEKEAEVANSPHMVNPRSPLKSDCQPNSPAESSGCSRETASPPKVRNWKKYKFIVLNSAEGDENLLRDSNRSVENCSETPRKQTPVPVSPHSVGAETKMAESRDLTCGEWHKTVNDSENHQRLHDSKPYDCDLRTSFTSNHSLPNHKPVSPGEKPYRCSVCGAQFNRPANLKTHLRIHSGEKPYKCETCGSAFVQVAHLRAHVLIHTGEKPYCCSVCNTRFRHLQTLKSHLRIHTGEKPYHCEMCDLRFRHKSQLRLHLRQKHGAVTNIKTSNR